In the genome of Fulvivirga maritima, one region contains:
- a CDS encoding transposase, producing the protein MRDQELFQPQDYLTPKWYLFKNSKLGKVYNTIPWSQLSECLPKENRGPGAPRWFSAQGMFGLMFLKSYLNLSDEKLIERFNTDWSLQLFCNKLLDDNQRIKDKAILSRIRTYMADNTDWQQLQEVLIHHWKRDMNNTHVLLMDATCYESYIRFPTDVKLIWESCQWVFEKQLYRWCKILGVKRPRSKYIDQKRKQMSYDRSRKKTYKAGRKRKKALIYLLSKGLGQLQYLLNENPQIQLHFQERSYLKTIKKVLEQQQFLQHHPAKELKNRIVSLPRPYVRPIVRGKETKRVEFGMKAHMLQVDGICFIDAMEFRAFNESTRLKISSLKHRSIFGSLHQLGADRIYATNANRKYLTVRKVFTCFPKKGPKVNKPQESKLRSLISNQRATVMEGSFGTHKTAYGLNKIKVKGEKREMIHVFFAVMMANAVKMSKKKSEDIPLLQAA; encoded by the coding sequence ATGAGAGATCAAGAGCTTTTCCAACCGCAAGATTACTTAACTCCAAAATGGTACTTATTCAAGAATAGCAAATTAGGTAAGGTTTATAATACTATTCCTTGGAGTCAACTTTCAGAATGTTTGCCAAAGGAAAATAGAGGCCCAGGCGCACCCCGCTGGTTTTCGGCCCAAGGCATGTTTGGTCTAATGTTTCTAAAATCTTATTTAAACCTGAGTGACGAGAAGTTAATAGAACGATTTAATACTGACTGGAGCCTTCAGCTTTTTTGCAATAAATTGTTGGATGATAACCAAAGAATTAAGGATAAGGCCATTTTAAGTAGAATAAGGACGTATATGGCTGATAATACTGATTGGCAACAACTTCAGGAAGTACTCATTCATCATTGGAAAAGAGATATGAATAATACGCATGTTCTCTTAATGGATGCCACTTGCTATGAAAGTTATATTCGTTTTCCTACCGACGTTAAGCTAATCTGGGAAAGTTGTCAATGGGTGTTTGAAAAACAGCTTTACAGATGGTGTAAAATATTAGGTGTAAAGAGGCCTCGCTCCAAATATATAGATCAAAAACGCAAGCAGATGTCTTACGATCGTAGTCGAAAAAAGACATACAAAGCTGGACGCAAGCGTAAAAAGGCATTGATATATCTACTGTCCAAAGGGCTTGGACAGCTGCAGTACTTACTCAATGAAAACCCACAAATACAGCTTCACTTTCAAGAGCGATCATACCTAAAAACAATAAAGAAGGTACTTGAGCAACAGCAATTCTTGCAGCATCATCCAGCTAAAGAATTGAAAAACAGGATAGTATCGCTTCCCAGACCTTATGTCAGGCCTATCGTACGAGGCAAAGAAACTAAAAGGGTTGAGTTTGGAATGAAAGCCCACATGCTTCAGGTTGACGGCATCTGCTTTATTGATGCCATGGAGTTCAGGGCATTCAATGAAAGTACCAGACTAAAAATAAGTAGTTTAAAACATAGATCGATATTTGGCTCCCTTCATCAGCTGGGGGCGGATCGTATTTATGCCACTAACGCCAACAGAAAGTATTTAACAGTAAGGAAAGTGTTCACTTGCTTTCCAAAGAAAGGCCCCAAGGTAAACAAACCTCAGGAAAGCAAACTCAGAAGCCTCATCTCTAACCAGAGAGCAACCGTGATGGAAGGAAGCTTTGGTACCCATAAAACGGCTTACGGCCTGAATAAAATCAAGGTTAAGGGAGAAAAACGAGAAATGATACATGTATTCTTTGCCGTTATGATGGCCAATGCTGTTAAGATGAGCAAAAAGAAATCAGAAGACATACCACTACTTCAGGCCGCCTAA
- a CDS encoding BspA family leucine-rich repeat surface protein — MSLRYFRSLLCVGFIFLFAACGDDDSSDVTPAPGPGTPGNGGGGSGEEETEIVITASDFSLTIDENPEENASLGSITAEVNEGTLAFAIATEDPEGSFTIDEETGELFVADVALFDYETNQELNATVEVSAEGAESQTVSVVVTLNDVNEFVGFVTTWKTESDNESITIPVNPDFSSNYNVNWGDGTNDDEVNDDATHEYAEAGTYYVEITGSFPGIKFEESTDANSEKLMTIEQWGNIAWRSFSSAFYGCANVVGNYEDTPNLSNVTNMSRAFYEATLFNGDLNDWNMSNVTNMSLMFFLATSFNQEVGSWDVGGVTNMAGMFQGASSFDQSLGSWDITAVNNMNAMLYNANLSVANYDDTLEGWSEQTVLPGVTLSAHGLEYCNQIARGILVVNWNIEGDALSADCQ, encoded by the coding sequence ATGAGTTTAAGATATTTTCGAAGTCTGTTGTGCGTTGGATTTATTTTTTTATTTGCAGCGTGTGGAGATGATGACAGCAGTGATGTAACGCCTGCTCCTGGTCCTGGTACTCCTGGCAATGGCGGAGGAGGAAGTGGAGAAGAAGAGACGGAAATAGTAATTACTGCCAGCGATTTTTCTCTTACTATAGATGAAAACCCTGAAGAAAATGCTTCTCTGGGTTCAATAACTGCCGAAGTTAATGAAGGCACATTGGCCTTTGCTATTGCTACCGAAGACCCTGAAGGTTCTTTTACTATTGATGAGGAAACGGGAGAGCTTTTCGTGGCTGATGTAGCTTTGTTTGATTATGAAACCAATCAGGAGTTAAATGCTACGGTAGAAGTGTCAGCTGAAGGAGCGGAGTCTCAGACCGTATCAGTAGTGGTTACGCTTAATGATGTCAATGAGTTTGTAGGCTTTGTTACCACCTGGAAAACAGAGTCAGATAATGAAAGCATTACTATTCCTGTTAACCCAGATTTTTCTTCTAATTATAATGTGAACTGGGGAGATGGAACTAACGATGACGAGGTGAACGATGATGCTACTCATGAATATGCAGAGGCAGGCACATATTATGTAGAGATAACAGGTTCTTTTCCGGGAATAAAATTTGAGGAATCAACAGATGCCAATTCGGAGAAGCTTATGACTATAGAGCAGTGGGGTAATATAGCATGGAGAAGTTTTAGTAGTGCTTTTTATGGGTGTGCTAATGTGGTAGGTAACTATGAAGACACTCCTAACTTAAGTAATGTCACCAATATGAGCAGGGCATTTTATGAGGCTACTCTATTTAATGGTGATTTGAATGACTGGAACATGAGTAATGTTACAAATATGAGCCTCATGTTTTTCTTAGCTACTTCCTTTAATCAAGAGGTAGGCAGCTGGGATGTAGGTGGTGTTACAAACATGGCTGGAATGTTTCAGGGAGCTTCTTCCTTTGATCAGAGTTTAGGAAGTTGGGATATCACAGCAGTTAATAATATGAATGCGATGCTGTATAATGCTAACCTTTCAGTGGCTAACTATGATGATACGCTTGAAGGATGGTCTGAGCAAACGGTTCTGCCAGGTGTAACTTTAAGTGCCCATGGCCTGGAATACTGTAATCAGATAGCAAGAGGTATTTTGGTAGTTAATTGGAATATAGAAGGAGATGCCTTGTCGGCTGACTGTCAATAA